One window from the genome of Lepisosteus oculatus isolate fLepOcu1 chromosome 25, fLepOcu1.hap2, whole genome shotgun sequence encodes:
- the LOC102684967 gene encoding transcription factor HES-5-like has product MAPTVTAAMGYSKEHMTLAIKLRKPIVEKMRRDRINSSIEQLRQLLDQQPDSKLEKADILEMTVCYLRRHSQRQPVSAPSGPSAESEGYSRCVQEIKRFLSQDGTKVESQGRLLNHFQNTQLSLDKSSCQSVLPQLSSPVHHTTIKGETQANTILWRPW; this is encoded by the exons ATGGCACCTACAGTCACTGCAGCAATGGGCTATTCGAAGGAGCACATGACTCTGGCCATCAAG CTGAGAAAGCCGATAGTGGAGAAGATGCGCCGAGATCGCATCAACAGCAGCATCGAGCAGCTCAGGCAGCTCCTGGACCAGCAGCCGGATTCCAAGCTGGAAAAAGCCGACATCCTGGAAATGACGGTCTGCTACCTGAGGCGGCACAGCCAGCGCCAGCCCGTGAGCGCCCCCTCTGGGCCCTCAGCTGAAAGTGAAGGCTACTCCAGGTGTGTCCAAGAAATCAAGCGCTTCCTCTCCCAGGATGGGACGAAGGTGGAGTCCCAGGGAAGACTGCTGAACCATttccagaacacacagctttccTTGGATAAGAGCAGCTGTCAGAGTGTCCTGCCTCAGCTGAGCtccccagtccatcacaccacCATCAAAGGAGAGACTCAGGCTAACACAATCCTCTGGAGGCCCTGGTAG